A single window of Luteipulveratus halotolerans DNA harbors:
- a CDS encoding YidH family protein produces MSRRRVPSGVFETGAEPDPRFSLANERTFLAWIRTALALMAAGVAIEAVELDVEPHLRVIASVLLVLAGIGSALLAWFGWAGSERAMRAGVPLPSTAFKPALAVTVALAGLLLGIGALIT; encoded by the coding sequence GTGAGTCGACGTCGTGTGCCGAGTGGAGTGTTCGAGACCGGTGCTGAGCCCGACCCCAGGTTCAGCCTCGCCAACGAACGCACATTCCTCGCCTGGATCCGCACCGCCCTCGCCCTGATGGCCGCGGGCGTCGCGATCGAGGCCGTCGAGCTCGACGTCGAGCCCCACCTGCGGGTGATCGCGTCGGTGCTGCTGGTGCTGGCGGGCATCGGGTCGGCGCTGCTCGCGTGGTTCGGGTGGGCGGGCTCCGAGCGGGCGATGCGCGCCGGCGTACCGCTGCCGTCGACGGCGTTCAAACCGGCGCTCGCCGTGACCGTCGCGCTCGCGGGCTTGCTGCTCGGCATCGGTGCGCTGATCACATGA